In the genome of Hydractinia symbiolongicarpus strain clone_291-10 chromosome 5, HSymV2.1, whole genome shotgun sequence, one region contains:
- the LOC130646016 gene encoding uncharacterized protein LOC130646016 translates to MTPSSGNASRTNGASLPALQQALLDELPNVKVIRQEALNVRPLLNAEQLASRFHSECFENKNFTNVFFLVRPGGTGKTFTYNYIIMEVIARHLCVATCAWTGIAATLLQNDGSACNVKPNSYHTAFLRRQHIIIFDEASMIPKSLEAINNMFRDKCNSNIPSAGKVIVLGGYFRQVLPVAKRAGRAQIVEVCLKSSTLWPLSRISHFHTNMRVEEGEQILAEVSCHKKQTTKRKLIYIRRSPSRLEELNRLYLAAPQGHTAVFDGLCRQLAVF, encoded by the exons ATGACGCCATCATCCGGAAACGCAAGCAGAACAAATGGTGCTAG TCTTCCTGCTTTGCAGCAAGCTTTGCTTGATGAATTaccaaatgttaaagtaataaGACAAGAGGCTCTAAATGTCAGGCCTTTGTTGAATGCAGAACAACTTGCTAGCAGATTCCATTctgaatgttttgaaaacaagaattttacaAATGTGTTTTTCCTAGTTAGGCCAGGAGGTACAGGTAAAACTTTTACATACAATTATATTATTATGGAAGTTATTGCAAGACATTTGTGCGTTGCTACTTGTGCATGGACAGGTATTGCTGCCACATTATTGCAGAATG ACGGCTCTGCATGTAATGTTAAACCTAATAGTTACCATACAGCATTTTTAAGAAGGCAACATATCATTATATTTGATGAAGCCAGTATGATACCTAAATCTCTTGAAGCGATTAACAACATGTTTAGGGATAAATGTAATAGTAACATTCCTTCTGCTGGTAAAGTTATTGTTTTAGGAGGGTATTTTCGTCAAGTACTTCCAGTTGCAAAGAGAGCTGGACGAGCACAAATAGTAGAAGTCTGTTTAAAGAGTTCCACTCTATGGCCCTTGAGTCGCATTTCCCACTTTCATACTAACATGAGAGTTGAAGAAGGAGAACAAATACTTGCAGAAGTCTCTTGCCACAAAAAACAG ACGACCAAGAGGAAATTGATTTATATCCGTCGTAGTCCATCGAGACTGGAAGAGCTAAATCGACTTTATTTggct GCTCCACAAGGTCATACTGCAGTCTTTGATGGTCTGTGCAGACAGTTAGCGGTGTTCTAA
- the LOC130646015 gene encoding keratin-associated protein 16-1-like has product MSDFVSIIDKKPCHNLIGSHRDFFSFDTKPDLNKRFVIILEACTELSVEMFIWWCLIKVCFFLNYYVEVRTENLRSKIDIFRRELQVSDCQLRRLTNVEGTKPACNEDGSYQIYQCDQNSAPHNKECWCVHENGQMIKGTIRSFKPGGVDKRFEECKKSRKEAGVPPPAPPISSTTDPRLGYQLLPQSSFASNVDPFIYNMLAQSWDPVMGAPPCPFQCQSPCPYPCVSQQMNLMPMPQMPCPLNCVPGNCPAGCPASQQANQPSSCPNYCPQSNCPSGCPVTPTLPIFSPRPLCPQPCLFSNCPIGCLLTKKQMNGCPNPCLPQSCPSGCQVTQLSPQQMQQMCPQPCSGQSCPSGCPLTTATNPPQCPRPCFRTSCPIGCPITLSNTSPIQMPPALPIQLPTGGCPNPCPHPCPPGCLSSGNSIQNIGSQTPCPSPCPPSGCPAGCGTVQRTNNQPTSCPQPCLLPSCPMGCFPTTRYYFSPEIMVQQTCPQPCQPPSCPIGCPQTTSTMPSSCPQPCQAPSCPVGCLSTPRYYFSPEVMIQQMCPQPCQPPSCPVGCPQTMTSVPTSCPQPCISPFCPTGCAVSSLPSPQQMCPQPCLPPSCPSGCPTTMNTNPSSCPQPCQGVMCPMGCQRNSNYFNQVLSPTQTCPTPCLPNSCPPGCQLQQNIQQILQQTFNQIQPQIDQILHQICPTPCQAPSCPNGCQPTPEPTQMCPQPCQLPSCPSGCPQTASKQPKLCPRPCPIQSCPSGCPVTSILPVQSPLPPQLCPQPCPPSSCPAGCPTLSAPFPVPQCPQPCFVNCPPGCTQTTKYYFSPEMLLSQMVPQQPQVITIPLVMSSPMFQQSLPQLPNYCPPQCPTIESCPPECFMQAAGPIMSNTHSSNCNCESQDKNMCKCSKSSQSTKNVAEEEKQ; this is encoded by the exons ATGAGTGATTTTGTAAGTATTATCGACAAAAAGCCATGTCATAATCTAATAGGATCCCATagggattttttttctttcgataCGAAACCAGACTTGAATAAAAGATTTGTAATCATTCTAGAAGCTTGTACAGAACTATC agtGGAGATGTTTATTTGGTGGTGTTTAATCAAAGTCTGTTTCTTCCTTAACT ATTACGTGGAGGTTCGAACTGAAAATCTACGCAGTAAAATTGACATATTCCGTCGTGAACTTCAAGTTTCTGACTGCCAGCTACGTAGATTAACAAATGTTGAAGGGACAAAGCCTGCATGTAATGAGGATGGGAGTTACCAAATTTATCAATGTGATCAAAATTCGGCTCCACATAATAAGGAATGTTGGTGCGTGCACGAAAATGGTCAGATGATTAAAG GAACTATACGTTCATTTAAACCTGGGGGAGTCGACAAAAGATTTGAGGAGTGCAAGAAAAGCCGAAAAGAGGCGGGGGTACCACCCCCTGCACCACCAATATCAAGTACTACTGATCCTAGACTTGGCTATCAGTTATTGCCTCAATCTAGTTTCGCAAGTAACGTGGATCCTTTTATATACAATATGTTGGCCCAAAGTTGGGATCCTGTGATGGGTGCACCGCCTTGTCCATTTCAATGCCAATCGCCATGCCCATATCCTTGTGTTTCTCAACAAATGAACTTAATGCCAATGCCTCAAATGCCATGTCCTTTGAATTGTGTTCCAGGCAATTGTCCGGCAGGGTGCCCAGCATCTCAACAGGCAAATCAGCCAAGCTCGTGTCCAAACTATTGTCCCCAATCGAACTGCCCTAGTGGTTGTCCAGTAACACCAACGCTGCCGATTTTTTCTCCAAGACCATTGTGTCCACAACCATGCTTGTTTTCAAATTGCCCGATTGGATGTTTGCTCACTAAAAAACAAATGAACGGATGTCCAAATCCATGTCTTCCTCAATCTTGTCCAAGTGGATGTCAAGTTACCCAGTTATCACCGCAACAAATGCAACAAATGTGTCCACAGCCATGCAGCGGACAATCCTGTCCAAGCGGGTGCCCACTTACAACTGCTACTAATCCACCCCAATGTCCGAGACCATGCTTCAGAACATCTTGTCCAATTGGTTGTCCTATAACGTTATCTAATACCTCCCCGATCCAAATGCCACCAGCGTTGCCAATACAGCTTCCAACTGGTGGATGTCCAAATCCTTGTCCTCATCCCTGCCCACCTGGTTGTCTCTCGAGTGGAAATAGTATACAAAATATTGGATCTCAAACACCATGCCCATCACCCTGTCCACCTTCCGGCTGTCCAGCTGGTTGTGGTACGGTACAGAGAACAAATAATCAGCCTACTTCGTGTCCTCAACCTTGCCTACTACCTTCATGCCCAATGGGTTGCTTTCCTACAACACGATATTACTTTTCACCAGAAATAATGGTTCAACAAACGTGTCCCCAGCCTTGTCAACCGCCATCGTGTCCGATCGGCTGCCCACAAACTACTTCAACCATGCCGTCTTCCTGTCCACAACCATGCCAAGCACCATCTTGCCCTGTTGGGTGCTTGTCAACGCCACGATATTACTTCTCCCCTGAAGTAATGATCCAGCAAATGTGCCCACAACCGTGTCAACCTCCATCATGTCCCGTTGGTTGTCCACAAACAATGACTTCAGTACCAACTTCGTGTCCTCAACCTTGTATATCACCATTTTGTCCAACAGGGTGTGCTGTTTCGTCATTACCATCTCCACAACAAATGTGTCCTCAGCCCTGTCTTCCGCCATCTTGTCCATCTGGTTGTCCAACGACAATGAATACAAATCCGTCCTCATGTCCACAGCCATGTCAAGGCGTCATGTGCCCGATGGGCTGCCAGAGAAATTCAAACTACTTTAACCAGGTTCTATCACCTACCCAAACTTGTCCAACTCCATGTTTACCTAATAGTTGTCCGCCTGGATGTCAGCTTCAACAAAATATACAGCAAATATTGCAGCAAACTTTCAATCAGATACAACCTCAAATTGATCAAATTTTGCATCAAATATGCCCAACACCATGTCAAGCACCATCATGTCCAAATGGTTGTCAACCTACGCCTGAACCAACCCAAATGTGTCCTCAGCCATGCCAGTTACCATCATGTCCATCAGGATGTCCACAAACCGCTTCAAAGCAGCCTAAGTTGTGCCCCAGGCCGTGTCCAATACAGTCTTGTCCATCGGGATGTCCCGTTACTTCTATTCTTCCAGTTCAAAGTCCTTTACCACCTCAATTGTGCCCACAACCTTGTCCCCCTTCATCCTGTCCAGCCGGATGCCCAACATTGTCAGCCCCGTTCCCAGTGCCGCAATGTCCGCAACCTTGTTTTGTAAACTGTCCCCCTGGATGCACACAAACGACAAAGTATTATTTTTCTCCTGAGATGCTACTATCACAGATGGTACCGCAGCAACCTCAAGTTATAACCATCCCTCTCGTCATGTCAAGTCCaatgttccagcaatcactgCCACAGTTACCGAATTACTGCCCTCCGCAATGCCCAACAATTGAATCTTGTCCTCCAGAATGTTTTATGCAGGCTGCTGGACCAATAATGTCTAATACGCATTCCTCCAACTGCAACTGTGAATCTCAAGATAAAAACATGTGTAAATGTTCCAAATCGTCACAATCGACAAAAAACGTTGCCGAAGAAGAAAAGcagtga